The proteins below are encoded in one region of Patescibacteria group bacterium:
- a CDS encoding LCP family protein — MPWKRFKRKIFSRPRLIRSIGIGIICFAFLAFIFYLLSPYLSPVVKTGQKIILPQNNFTLKNDNGRTNILVLGVGGGTHDGPNLTDTMIVVSAVTKLPKDNTPVPPITLISIPRDIYLDSLPGKINSAYDLGGLTQAETAVATVTGLPIHYAVRIDFSVFEKIIDTIGGIDVNVTNTLDDYQYPIDGKENDTCGFSEAEVASRAATIIDDQTAFAAFPCRYEHLHFDPGLQHMDGTTALKFVRSRHAQWPEGSDFARSQRQQLVIKAIRDKVFTLPSLLNVGQDLAIYNQLKSHIDTDFDFSSPQDLLNLALKYRSASLRSITLDENVLVNPPQDQRGWILIPKNGSWDEIHQLIATESGQAQ; from the coding sequence ATGCCCTGGAAACGATTCAAGCGAAAAATTTTTTCCCGGCCACGGCTAATCCGGTCAATTGGCATTGGAATTATTTGTTTCGCTTTCCTGGCTTTTATTTTTTATCTTTTATCCCCGTATTTGTCCCCCGTAGTAAAAACCGGCCAGAAAATTATTCTGCCGCAAAATAACTTTACTCTGAAAAATGATAACGGCCGAACCAATATCCTGGTTTTGGGCGTGGGCGGAGGAACTCACGACGGGCCGAATCTAACAGATACGATGATTGTCGTTTCGGCTGTAACTAAACTACCAAAAGATAACACTCCCGTACCGCCAATAACCTTAATTTCTATTCCCAGAGATATCTACCTGGACTCTTTGCCGGGAAAAATCAACAGCGCTTATGACCTTGGAGGCTTAACCCAGGCGGAAACTGCCGTGGCTACGGTTACCGGTCTGCCAATCCATTATGCCGTGAGGATTGATTTTTCGGTCTTCGAAAAAATTATTGACACCATCGGCGGCATTGATGTGAATGTGACAAATACTTTAGACGACTATCAGTATCCTATTGATGGTAAAGAAAATGATACCTGCGGTTTTTCTGAGGCGGAAGTGGCTTCCCGGGCAGCAACTATTATTGACGACCAGACAGCCTTTGCCGCTTTCCCCTGCCGCTATGAACATTTGCATTTTGATCCCGGTCTGCAACACATGGACGGAACCACGGCTCTAAAATTTGTCCGCAGCCGCCATGCTCAGTGGCCGGAAGGCTCGGATTTTGCCCGTTCCCAGCGTCAGCAGCTGGTGATTAAAGCCATCCGGGACAAGGTTTTTACTTTACCGTCGCTTCTCAATGTCGGCCAGGATCTGGCCATTTATAACCAGCTGAAATCCCATATCGACACCGATTTTGATTTTTCCTCGCCGCAGGATCTTCTAAACTTGGCTCTAAAATACCGCAGCGCCTCGCTACGCAGCATCACTCTGGACGAAAATGTCTTAGTTAATCCTCCACAAGACCAAAGGGGTTGGATCCTAATACCCAAAAACGGCTCCTGGGATGAAATTCACCAGCTGATCGCTACAGAATCAGGCCAAGCCCAATAA
- a CDS encoding Ig-like domain-containing protein — protein MRKIPTAVGLIMVVALVGVMAVTTSLVKNVTSLFSKASSDQILLVPADIANVSDTSFTVFWVAQSKTVGVVSYGLSEGATNETATDNGQSASHFIRVTGLTAATTYYVKVSDAPSGQPLQVTTKMVPDNQVTDPIFGKVTDTTGVPLSDAIVVWQTDKPTEKVAALTNASGSYVLPVVTTAGQAETVKIYAADGTAATISCTNGQDKPLPTVKIGDSTSCGQNGQVQAPTATSSGATGFQVSLNTGSASPSGGTLEVTLKNNETVSTPLPTIKGTAGPNQMVSITVHSSTVYSGTVKADPSGNWSWTPPAALSPGQHTATITVVNPDGTTQTITRTFYVSADTSILPVTSGTPSATTSHFACVNNACVKVNGLGQDTCSADADCAPAPTPTPQPIEEPPATPTATPENQPPAQPPQTPTTGALETTLLILGGGIGAIVIGLGLIL, from the coding sequence ATGAGAAAAATTCCTACGGCTGTCGGATTAATAATGGTTGTCGCTCTGGTGGGAGTAATGGCCGTGACAACCTCTCTGGTTAAAAATGTGACCAGTTTATTTTCCAAAGCCAGTTCCGACCAGATTTTGCTGGTGCCAGCTGATATCGCCAATGTTTCCGACACCAGCTTCACGGTTTTTTGGGTTGCCCAGAGCAAGACAGTGGGCGTGGTTTCCTACGGTCTTAGTGAAGGGGCAACAAATGAAACGGCGACCGACAATGGTCAGTCAGCAAGCCATTTTATCCGGGTAACCGGTCTTACGGCGGCTACGACTTATTATGTCAAAGTCAGCGACGCTCCTTCAGGGCAACCGCTTCAGGTGACAACCAAAATGGTTCCTGATAATCAGGTAACCGATCCGATTTTTGGCAAAGTGACGGACACGACGGGTGTGCCGCTGTCTGATGCGATTGTGGTCTGGCAGACCGATAAACCAACAGAGAAAGTAGCAGCTTTAACGAACGCCTCGGGAAGTTATGTTCTGCCGGTAGTAACTACGGCAGGTCAGGCGGAAACAGTGAAGATTTATGCGGCTGACGGAACCGCGGCAACCATAAGTTGTACTAATGGCCAGGATAAACCGCTGCCGACGGTTAAAATCGGTGACAGCACCAGTTGTGGACAAAACGGCCAGGTTCAGGCACCGACAGCGACTTCTTCCGGCGCGACAGGTTTTCAGGTAAGTCTTAATACTGGTTCTGCTTCTCCCAGCGGCGGAACTTTAGAGGTGACTTTAAAAAATAACGAAACGGTGTCAACGCCGCTACCCACAATTAAAGGCACTGCCGGACCCAACCAGATGGTCTCTATTACCGTGCATTCGTCGACGGTTTATTCAGGAACGGTAAAAGCTGATCCAAGCGGCAACTGGTCCTGGACCCCGCCGGCCGCCCTTTCTCCCGGGCAGCACACGGCCACAATCACGGTGGTTAATCCTGACGGAACAACCCAAACCATCACCAGAACTTTTTATGTCTCCGCGGACACTTCCATCTTGCCGGTGACTTCAGGAACACCTTCGGCCACGACTTCGCACTTTGCCTGCGTAAATAACGCCTGTGTTAAAGTAAATGGCCTGGGCCAGGACACCTGCTCCGCTGACGCTGATTGTGCGCCGGCACCCACACCGACGCCGCAACCAATTGAGGAACCGCCGGCCACGCCCACCGCTACCCCGGAAAACCAGCCGCCGGCTCAACCTCCGCAAACGCCAACGACCGGAGCTTTGGAAACCACCCTGTTGATTCTTGGCGGTGGAATAGGGGCAATAGTTATTGGGCTTGGCCTGATTCTGTAG
- a CDS encoding triose-phosphate isomerase — MENNFLIVANWKAFTPETKKWFQEFSIRNLQFENKIEIAIAPSFPLISSVSQEIQISNLKFQIASQDVSRFPEGPYTGEVPAAILAKIGVKYCLVGHSERRKNFGEMADIVAEKVKQLLANGITPIVCARNLSDIPDVPNLPYVMYEPEEAISTNGIYHPESPENINKVLSEWQTILPGTKFLYGGSVNPDFKFQISNFKLISGLVVGHASLDSASFSAIINSLQS; from the coding sequence ATGGAAAACAATTTCTTAATCGTCGCCAATTGGAAAGCCTTCACACCTGAAACTAAAAAATGGTTTCAGGAATTTTCAATTCGAAATTTACAATTCGAAAACAAAATCGAAATTGCGATCGCCCCCTCATTCCCATTAATTTCCAGTGTTTCTCAAGAAATTCAAATTTCAAATTTAAAATTTCAAATTGCTTCGCAGGATGTTTCCCGATTTCCCGAAGGGCCGTATACCGGTGAAGTCCCGGCCGCTATTTTAGCAAAAATTGGCGTGAAATATTGCCTCGTGGGCCACTCGGAACGACGCAAAAATTTTGGCGAAATGGCAGATATTGTAGCCGAAAAAGTTAAACAACTTTTGGCAAACGGAATTACTCCGATTGTCTGCGCCCGCAATCTGTCAGATATTCCCGATGTTCCTAATTTGCCCTATGTCATGTACGAACCCGAAGAAGCCATCAGCACCAACGGAATTTATCATCCGGAGTCGCCGGAAAACATTAATAAAGTCCTGTCTGAGTGGCAAACCATTCTTCCCGGGACGAAATTTTTATATGGCGGCAGTGTTAATCCTGATTTCAAATTTCAAATTTCAAATTTCAAATTAATCTCTGGTCTTGTTGTCGGTCACGCCTCTTTAGATTCGGCTTCGTTTTCTGCTATTATTAATTCTCTGCAATCATAA